One genomic window of Daphnia pulex isolate KAP4 chromosome 10, ASM2113471v1 includes the following:
- the LOC124204604 gene encoding uncharacterized protein LOC124204604 produces MLSQPLPANLAQPNKANSSNCETQQQQHQSSQQHQQQQQHAKLMRIKHNQLVVNQVDEKAPPPSVCLVMEENLRMRRAIGDAVMTLTQWVHETKDQNGNVASLVDRMKESVQKYNSQPEDVLKAIATQMEARESEWAAERLAFQEKERVCKQIIFNLQQDNYRLRKSRIYALTPRGPSAY; encoded by the exons ATGCTTTCCCAACCGCTTCCAGCAAATTTAGCGCAGCCCAACAaggccaacagcagcaactgcgagacgcagcagcagcagcatcagtcttcccagcagcatcagcagcagcagcagcacgccaAATTAATGCGCATCAAACACAACCAGTTGGTGGTGAATCAGGTGGACGAAAAAGCCCCGCCGCCGTCCGTTTGCCTCGTCATGGAGGAAAACCTTCGAATGCGCAGAGCCATCGGCGAT GCGGTGATGACTCTGACCCAGTGGGTCCACGAGACGAAAGATCAAAACGGCAACGTTGCCTCGTTGGTCGACCGGATGAAGGAATCGGTGCAGAAATACAACAGCCAGCCGGAAGACGTGCTCAAAGCCATTGCCACCCAG ATGGAAGCGCGTGAATCCGAATGGGCGGCTGAGCGGCTGGCCTTCCAAGAGAAGGAGCGCGTttgtaaacaaattattttcaacctTCAGCAAGATAATTACAGGCTCAGGAAATCGCGCATC TATGCGCTGACACCGCGCGGACCGAGCGCCTACTGA